The following proteins are co-located in the Nerophis ophidion isolate RoL-2023_Sa linkage group LG04, RoL_Noph_v1.0, whole genome shotgun sequence genome:
- the bmp8a gene encoding bone morphogenetic protein 8A — MTSSWLTRSCSRVLLRLLPRMLLLLLLLLLLAQQTQAALHSSFRRLSGREKKEMQKEILSILGLPGRPRPHPPLRPPSSAPLFMLDLYHAMAVDGEDDGNDIIGPGPVVKFRAGERRAAVHRPALPTLSTHMPPLGTVVSEADTVMSFVNLVEQERDLLQPRPYWKEFRFDLTPLPQGETVTAAEFRIYKTLTLGQRANRTLHISVYEIQRDNRHREPELVLLDMQSVPAGQEGWLAFDVTSASNHWLLHPRSNLGIRLYVETEEDRSLSAAWIGLVGRRGPRSKQPFMVTFFRESQIPCRPPRAVKTHPRRKKPKYDLPVPSIHNRSPVNNGGQPCKKHELYVSFSDLGWKDWVLAPTGYSAYYCDGECFYPLGACMNATNHALIQQVVHLLKPDEVPKACCAPTKLSPISVLFYDDNNNVILKKHRNMVVKNCGCL, encoded by the exons ATGACCTCCTCCTGGTTGACTAGAAGTTGCAGCCGGGTTCTCCTCCGCCTCCTCCCAAGGATGCTGCTCCTCCTGCTGCTACTGCTTCTCCTAGCCCAGCAGACGCAGGCGGCGCTCCACTCCAGCTTTCGCCGCCTGAGTGGCCGGGAGAAGAAGGAGATGCAGAAGGAGATATTGTCCATCCTGGGCCTGCCGGGGCGACCCAGACCCCACCCACCGCTCAGGCCGCCGTCCTCGGCCCCGCTCTTCATGCTGGATCTGTACCACGCCATGGCTGTGGACGGCGAGGACGACGGCAACGACATCATCGGGCCCGGACCTGTTGTCAAGTTCAGAGCCGGCGAGCGGCGGGCTGCGGTCCACCGCCCGGCGCTGCCCACCCTCAGCACGCACATGCCGCCGCTCGGCACCGTGGTCAGCGAGGCCGACACCGTGATGAGCTTCGTCAACCTGG TGGAGCAGGAGCGAGACCTCCTGCAACCTCGGCCGTACTGGAAGGAGTTCCGCTTCGACCTGACGCCGCTCCCGCAGGGTGAGACTGTTACGGCGGCCGAGTTCCGCATCTACAAGACGCTGACGTTGGGCCAGAGGGCAAACCGAACGCTGCACATTTCCGTCTACGAGATCCAGAGAGACAACAGACACAG GGAGCCTGAACTGGTGCTGCTAGACATGCAGTCCGTACCCGCAGGCCAGGAAGGCTGGCTGGCGTTTGACGTCACCTCGGCCTCCAACCACTGGCTCCTGCACCCCCGCAGCAACCTGGGCATCAGACTCTACGTGGAGACGGAGGAAG ATCGCTCCCTCTCGGCGGCCTGGATCGGGCTGGTGGGCCGCCGGGGTCCTCGCTCCAAGCAGCCCTTCATGGTGACTTTCTTCAGGGAGAGCCAGATCCCCTGTCGGCCCCCCCGCGCCGTCAAGACACACCCCCGCAGGAAGAAGCCCAAATATGACCTCCCTGTGCCCAGCATTCATA atcGAAGTCCCGTCAACAATGGCGGTCAGCCATGTAAAAAACACGAACTCTACGTCAGCTTCAGTGACCTCGGATGGAAG GACTGGGTCCTGGCCCCCACGGGCTACTCTGCCTACTACTGTGATGGAGAATGTTTCTACCCTCTGGGTGCCTGCATGAATGCCACCAACCACGCCCTCATTCAGCAAGTA GTGCATCTTCTCAAACCAGACGAGGTTCCCAAGGCATGCTGTGCCCCCACTAAGCTGAGTCCCATCTCGGTGCTCTTCTATGATGACAACAACAACGTCATCCTCAAGAAGCATCGCAACATGGTGGTGAAGAACTGTGGCTGCCTATGA